The window GTTGGAATTTTCGGACATCAAAGGAAGTCAATGAATTCTGTTAGTAGGCAGTGTGCTTACATAACGTAACTTACATGCATGAAGCCATGGTAGAGTACTACAACAATGCCAGACTCATAACCCCAATAATATGGGGTGGGCTTTTCACAACTCCCTTACTACTTTTCAAAAGAAGGCATAGGGTGATAATAACTTGAgtataataatttgatttgtCTCTCAATCTAATAAATTCACAATTCGTTATTTGTAAGCGTATTCACAATCAAAAGTCTTTAGATCCAGCAAGTGCATTCAGTAGCATTTAAGTTGATGAAGAACATCTCAATTACACCAAGactaattgaatcaacatatCTTTTGAATATTTTCTTTGATGTTTCCCAATGAAGTACCTTCCATTTTCTCATGTGTGCCAACTAGGCACTCGTCATAGCCACCTATAGACAAGGGTGCATCACACAATTCTAGTATCAAGATGGACAATGATGCAAGGGAACCTCATAGGATGCAAAAATACAGGAAAAAGCAGGAGCAAGAAGGATTAAAAGAATCATACCTCAATATAGGCGACAAAAGCACCAATATCCAATCCATTTTGTTCTTTGACGGCTGTAAGGGCTTCAAAGATCATGTCATTGTACCTATTGCAGAAACAGAAGAGTCACATCATACAGAATAAATATCTTAAAAGCTTCCAAATATAGCCGACTGCTTTTTTAAGAGGTAGGATGTCCGATCCCGATCGACAAACACCTATCCAATCTAGCATTGAACCATATACTTAACgtcttaaattatatttttattttggtgtaAAATCAGTCCATGGTATTTAAAAAACACTCAATTCTAGAGCTCCTCCACGTATAACATTCTAACTTCACAACACATCTACTATGATCATTTGTGCCAAACTAATATCTCATATTCTTTGCCATACTTTGACTTGAATACGCTTTCGATTCTAGAACTTGCTTCCACATTTCTATCTTAGCAATTAGCATTGACATCTCTAGTTTTATCCATTAACATGATGTCATCAGCAGCTAATGTACTTACGTAGCATATATTTCTTTGGCATAAACTACCAAAGTAATTCCCTTGATATTTTGTCATACATGTTCTCAAGATCAATAAAATTTATGTGCAAATTTTTTGTCTATGTACTATAGCACTCCATTTGTTAGACTGCCATAGTAGATCATTTTCACATAAAACCAAATCATTTTCGAAGGACTTGTGCATCTTCTCAATTGTTTCCATCAATCCCGTAGCTTAAAAATGTAACTAATAAGCTTAATTCCACTAGAACATTCCGGTGCTAGATATTATAGTGCttatcataattaaaaaaaaaggtttcGTATTATTATATGGTTGAGTCAAAAAAGGTTTCAACTTTCAAGATATCGAACGGATACGACGGACagtgtaaatataaaaaaaataaaacaaaatatgatGGTTCAAGGCTACATCATGTAGTATCGTCCAAGTTGTAAGCATTTTCAAATCTATCAAACCAATATGAGCTGCATCGtaaacatgtaaaaaaaaagagtgttaggTTGATTCAAAACATTTGCCACAACATATATCTCATGGTCTCAATTGATACTTAGAGATACAACCATGATCACAATTGAAACCACATTTTTATACTATGCACTGCAATCACATAATATTCACGTTTCTCCGTTCAAAGCACCCAGCCTTTATGCTTTAGTCACATTTTTGTCACCATCTCCATTCCACTAGGAATCAACCCAAGGTATTACGAAAAACATTGGCTTATGGGTGGCAGTAGCACTTTGCCAATTAGTAACACTACATCCTCATTTTTTCCTTCTCCCTGCGAACTGGGTATAAAAAGCTAACTGACCTCAGGTTTAGTCTCGttaaacaatataaatcaatgacAGATGGCATGCAATATCTTTTGAAGATCATCCCTAAAATTCAAATGCTACTTCTCTTTAAAATGCCAATTATCAAGTTGTACTGCTTTAAGAAATTAGTTATTCACTGCATGGTGAATTGATGCTAAGATGTTCTTCACAAATCCTCACATActcataataataaacaataccTCGGACCATTTTTTGCATCGGGCAAGTCCTTAGCAGAATCATCTTTCACATGATCAGCCGTTTCATGTTGTACAACAGGTGCAGGAAGCATAGCAAGAGGCTGTGAGGTAACTAAGGGAGTAGTAGGATGAACATCTTGACCGGGCGATTTTAACTTCAAAGGCCGTGATTTTTCCCTAGAACCTTGGACTGCAGCACTCATATTCCTCCATTTGTCCTGTGTATTAGCAATTCAATAAGTAAATAACACATCTATGTTGTTTGagaataatgatattaaggacATATCATACAAAAGGtgcaaattctttttttttttttgaggaggGGGAGGGGGGATACTTtaattttcttcctttttcctttcaacacataaataaaaacaattcaAATGTAAATAAAAAGCTATCAAACACACGGACCCAGAAGTCCATGGTCCACCTAAATTTATGGAAAAGAAGAAACAAAGAAATCCAACGACGGTGATCCTAGTCCATCAATCTTAAACTTCCTAAGTTGCTGCAATGGAAGTAACTTTTTGAGAGACtcaattgtttttgttttccttaATAAAGACCAAGAGAGTTTCAGGCAGAGCTCCTTAGAATCCATTTGTACATTTGAATGTTTCCTTAAGGCTTGTTAGAGTATAGCTTTGAGTCTATAATCTAATTCAGTGCTTTAAAATCTAACCCAAACAAAAATGTAAGTCCATAAAGAAGCTAAGAAAGGTCCATGAAATTAAAAGCCCAAGAATCATTCAAAGGCTCACAATTTTCGACAAATCCAAAGAGCAAGAAGGTTCCAtgaaattaaaagcccaaaaatCATTCCAATGCTAAAAGTTTTCAACCTATTTAAAGAGCAAATAAGAATTCCAGAAAATCTTGAGAGAAGGCGCAATTAAAAGTTGACAACAGAAGACCTATTCTTAAGGCATGAAAGTAGAGCAAGGCAAGAAAGTAGGAGTGAAGTTAAGAGCCCAATTCAAACATCCATAAAATGGCATAATTCTAAAAACTAACGTCACTCAACTTTTTGAAGATTTGTAGGCCTATTTTCAAGGATGATCACACGCATGTTCTTGGAGATCAGATTCAAGGAGTTTTACAAGCCTAATTTTAAGGAATCACACGCCTATTCTCAATTTCAAGAAGCTTCACAAGTCTACTTATAAAGGATCACATTCACTTATTCTCAAGGAGTTGAATAGGTGTAGATTTAAGCATATGCTTAATCAAATATCTTTTGAACAAGGGAAGGAGAAAAAAGAAGCAAAGCCAAGAATATGTGTGAAGTTGTGTGAAGCCATGTTAGTTTGAGCATTAAGATAGGAAGCTGCATAGAATTAGTTTCTATTTTCCGTTTCGGTCGTCTGTTTAGTTTAGTTTTTGAACAATTAGGCGCCAACTTAGGTAGACTTAGATTTTGAACTTTAGTCTGAATGTATGAAAACTTTGGGCATAGGAATTAGCAATTAggatgaatttcaaaaagaGGAAAAACAACACTTTGAGACGTTTGTATCTTTTCTTTGCGTTGCGATTATTCTTCGAAGATTGACAATAGACTTCAGTCTTCCATGGTAGTGACCCTTAATTAAGGTCACTATGTGTTCTTAGAACATTAGAAGTTATTCCGAAGGAATTTTGTACCTAAACCAACCCTAAGAGCTACCTATTCTTTCTATCTCTTTCTCTATCTCTCAGACATAAAACCCTAAACACAAAACCCATATGTATCCTAAGCCATTCCTCTTTCACAATTCACAACAACAAAACATAGACACCTCTATCCCTTCGTATATCCTCAACTCTAAAGGaatcatcatcttcatttaACGTTCTTTATCCTTACACCATTCCATAACCCACACAAAAGTCCATATCTTCATTTCCCTTCTAGGCCACATGTCAAATTAAACTCATTTAACCTTCCACCATTTGTACTTCATCAACCATAACCTCCAAAGTTCAATCTTGTGAACCATTCCTACGCCAAACACAACCCCAAGACCCTAACCTAGCCCTAGATAATTGAATTGATTTCTACCCAAAGTTTCAACCTTTGTTCTTTTCTCTTCATCAATCCATCCCTAGAACATTCTTCTTTCTATCCCTCATCTCAAATCCACAAAAAGTTTCCGCCTTTCCTgtctaaaaccctaaatttacAAACTTTCAACATCATCCAACTTTAAATTACATCAAAACAAGATATGCTATAGATGCCCCTATCATATTGAATCAATGGCATAAAatactactccctcctattcatagagAATGGGACATTTTCTTATTGGGCCAATTCAAtgaaaatgtctcatttctatttttgtcatttttttacccttttatccttactacaacaacacaataacacataaatatcaatacCCTTTATGGAAAAAGAGAGTTTTCCACCCACTTTTAAGTGGTCCCCCACCCCTCCTTGGTTTTGGTGCAAAACCCAAATATCTCGTTCTCTAttaataggagggagtataacatAGCATGTGAATTATTAGTAGTTTAGTACACTAATTGCCTATACAGGAGGATTTCTTCAATGATCCAGTGACTTACATACAGGATGAATTGCATTAGTCTCATCCTTGTTAAAATCATCAAGTTCAAAGTGaccaaataataaatgaaagcCATCCAACCAAAAAAACAGTAGGATTCAAAGTCATAAATGCAGTCTCAGTTCTCAACCATCAATTGTCTTCAAAAACAAAGGCTGATAAAGTCGCAACCGGTCTCCAAGCGACATCAAAAACCCTAAACTAAAACTTGCATAGTTTTGGTGAAGAACTGGTGCAACAAAAACTCTCAGATATCATTGTccccaaaaaaaacaaaaaatacaaatcatGATTGCAATGTCCCAACAGCACCTTATTCTGTTAGTATATGGAAAGACCAAAAGGAGCCAAGCATGGTTTCAAAGATCTACATTCCACACAAAGAACCTTAAATATATCACTTCACCATCTATTTTATTCAAACTACACAGAAATGTCTGACAAACACATCAatctttaaagaaaaatatacccatacatcaaatataattataatccaTTATCCATTtccattatataaaaaattaacagaTGTTAACCTACCTCCTGACTCCTGAGTGTAAAAAGGTCAGGAAAAAGAAACTATATCTCAATTAAAAAAAGCCACTCAAactttatttgaaaattaactAAACCACGAACCACAATCGTCAAATACACCATAAAAACACTTTTAAAAACATCAATCAGAAGATAAAATAGCGGAATATTtccaagaaaaacaaaaaagggaAGAAGAGAAAGACCTTGAGGTCGATGTTGGAACGAGAATGGAGGTAAGGGTTGAATTCGGGATCTTTCTGAATCAATTTCCATTTACCAGGACCATGTTTAGCGATGCCTGCTCTGAGAGCCTCTTCTTCTTCGGAAGTCCACTTTTGCTTTGGATTTCCCATCTTTTCCTCCTCTTTTCACCTGTGTCACAGTCGGCTTCCTTTGTTCCGTCTCCGGCATTactaggagtattatttattactttactatcacaataaataaagaaaaaatggtATCTTGAATTttcggttttttttttggtaaataaatactatttatttaatatatgctATGACCTTAAACTTTTAACTTTTCTACtatttaaataaaaggaaagtttttttttgttacctTTACGTAATTTTTATCTTGTATAAtgactttttttcaaaaaacaaacgtGGTGATGATCCTAATTAACCGCATTTTTATAAATCTAGTTGAAATAAGTATTTAAtgtaaccaaaaacttaacattttatcTACCTCATGAAAAAGTTAGATTTTAAGGTCACCATAAATTCAATGTCACCACATGAAATTTCTCATAAATAAATAACACACCTTCTCAAATGAGACGATGTCTATTAGGCGGGTTTAATATAAGTCACATATAACTTAAAATCATTACTTAGTATTGACAATTGAATAATTCTTATTAACTAAATTCCATCAACATGAGATATATTTTAGCGATTTGTCAATTACTAgaagaaaacaaaaaggaaaCTTAATTAGTTGTTAATACAAAATCAATCTTAAATAGaaagttaaaaatttaaatggtaaaatttaaataaaacaaatatctttaattgattgatttgaaACTTGCAGTACTTTCCTAATATTTGGAATCCACAATCACCAAAATTTAGAAAATGTTTTATTGActgtttattcttaattatttgaaactaaatttattaattaaacctTAATTCTTGTAGTATTTAtacctaaatttttttttaattactaaatatcatgaaaaatatggagaatcatacttaatatttttaaatatatcaatcatatttataattaaaattattttttcacctCTGATTCACATTTTGATTAAAACTAAATTACAATCGGTAGGAGGCTCACTTTAGTCAACTAGAAGCATTCGCACTAGTAAACGGAGAGGTATTACACtgtttggttttatttatttaatttatttactattattttatttatttactattattttactAAACTAGTATATAAACTCTTGCAATGCACAAAGTTGTtagtataaaagtatatataaatataagtttAAATGGAGATGCAATTAAATGTTATCGGTatacaattataatattttttacaaaatacatagagaatttttaaatatatagtgctttttaatgaaaaaattttagttcttaatataaatataaattaaagttctcgtatttttcaataatatcaTATTGATTCTCTCTCATtctcaaaattatttttgattgttatgtgtcttttgtttcttaattaaataatttagaaactaaaattttaacgaagaaactttattaattaacaaatatttcaacataaaaaagCAATACATGTTTTAAGAAACTTTAATTGGAAATCTTAGATagcttttaaatttaaaaatataattctaagaaaatgttaaaaatatatCTTATTGTGATATACTACTCATATATTAAGGAATGAGCTGATATTAATTTTGGTAAGAATTATTCTATTAAGCAAATCAATATGAAATTGTCATGTGAAATTCTACAGTCTTTTTATAAGATTATAtgattcaaaattttatttatttattcactaTTATTTTACTAAAATTGACGAATAAATTCGTATTCTTAAAAGTTGAGCAAAATAATTTCCCAAAGTTAccagtatttgatttttttttattttcctttttttttgtaaGGATTTAAAACTAGTTGGACTATTGTTGCCATGTGATTAAAGGATATCCCTTAAATGAAGACATTTGACAACGCTAAGTCGCTAACAAATATCATGTGGCGTTcattaacaagaataataatatatttgaaatagtaaattagaaaataaaataaattaaagatatattttaatttgatatgtaatttgatgataaatttcaaattttatgcAATATTAAGTAATATAATTAACGTTgatataattaaaagtttaaaatatattacatttttactacaaaaattaattttaaccttaCTAACAAACGCTCTAGGAGCGTACATTAgcaatttcttaattatttattattaatgccTCGGTTTTATGTTCTTTAATGGATAGGCCATGTATAGGGTAATGTTAACTACACAGTGTGTTGTAGTTTCACCCTTTTTTTTATACCTTGAACATAGTCTAAGAACTCATAAAGGAGTTAAActagaaaaaaagtaaaagaaagtAATATCAGATTAGGAATTTAGGATAGATGAAAAATGGTTTAACTTTATTAAAAACTATATAAGAGATATCCATGTCAGAAAAAGACTCAAAGTTATTATTTGTATGAAACTGTTTTACGGACACGATGAAATATATCTATACAAGgaaatcaaatttaaacaagTGAATGTTTTAAGTATAAAAGtggatatttaaattaatttaatttggatATTTagtcaaatttaaaattggcaTACGATTAAATCGTgttaaatgaaaatttgtgaaacTAATTAAGGTTTAAATTGATAGAATTTAGACTAAAAGGTTTAAAATGGCCAAAATAATAATCTGTTTTTAAAAACTGGCATTATTTACTGAAAAAAAAAGCttctttactattttttttcaatataagcCTTTTGAGGAGTTTATTCCCAAAGCAAGTGCTACTTTATCTAAGGTGGTAAGGCAATGttgaaaagtgaaaaaaaaagtcaCAGAACTCAGTATTCACCGATACTAATAGTAAAATAAGAAGTCCTGATCATGTTAGTAGCAATGAACTAGGAGTTCCTTATTTGACTAATATTCCTCAATACACGAATAGAGTCGAGCTATAACCTATAAGCTCAGACAATGTTTCCCCTAATTTCATTATCTTCTAAAAGCCTTAACTCACAAAAAAAAAGTACCCCTTTCAAAAAACTATATTAAAACaacttttgaattttaataCTCGAAATAAGATGAAATACAACATCCTTTAAATCTAATTTCATATGTTATAAATCAATGTATGcaatgtcactttttattttcctAACATATTATTTCATCTCTTTGAGTTTGCTCCACTCAACCATTTTATATGAACTTTTTGGCTAAATAACACAAATTATATAGAACAAAGGTATAAATAATGTGCATCAAACACCACGCTTTGATGCTAGTTATATAGCTATTAACATAACATAACAATACATCAAACAAGAGTATTCGAAAAGGGTGTTAATAGAATCAAAGACGCATAATATAACCTCCACCTTAATTACATGCTTAGTCATCATTTAATCGTCATATGAAATTGCAATAAACATTTGATTATCGTTCAATGTACTATGAATTTCGTTACTATCAGGTAAAACCCAATTCAAAATATCATATCTATCGTCAGTTTTCAAACCAACAGAATCAACAACCTCCTTGATTTTTACTTCCATATGTTCAAGCTTTGTCTTACAAGCATTGAACTTACGTTGAAGCTCCTCCACATCCTTTTGAGAAGCCTCCAACATTTTCTTAGTACAATTTAACTCTTCATTTGTTACACTTAGTTGATCATGTACCTTATCCAACTTTTCCTCAACAATTTGCCCTTCATTTTTACTTGTCACAACTTGTTCCTCGAGCTCGACTACCATCTTATTAGACGTGTCTACTTCATTCTTCACCGAATCAAATTCAACTTTCATATACAAAATCTGATCTCGTATTCTTTCTATCTCCATAACCATATTTTCATTTTCCTTCTTACACGAAAAAACTTGAAGTTCAAGTTCTTTTACCTTTTCATCAGATGATTTCAATTCATTCTTAGTCGAATCCAACTCAAACCCAAGTTCCGAAATCTTAATttccatattatttttattaattttcatttcttcattCTCTTCTTTACATCTACAAATTTCTTCCTCCAACTCAACCACCTTCTTATTATGCACCTCTAGTTGACTTTTAACAAATTCCAACTCCAAAACAGTTGAATTAACTTGATCAAGAACCTTTCCTAAATCAACCACCATTTTTTCAGTTTGATTACTATAAATAGAAAGttgatttttcaatatttccaGCTCTTGCTTACAAACTTTCAACTCAATCTTATTAGTTTCTAATTCAGACTCAGTAAAAGAAAGCTGATCACTTACCTTCTTTAATTTCATTTCCATCTCTTTTTGGATACTTTCAAAAGATGAAATCTGATTTTTGAGTTTTTCAGCTTCCTTTTTGGATGCATTTAAACTTGCATTGGTAGAAGAAGTCTCAATTTTAACAgatgaaatttgatttttaaggtCTGTTAACCTTTCCTCAATTGCTCTAGATAGATCTGCTCCCATTATATGATTTTGAACTTTATTAAATTCTCGAATTTAattatactaaaataaatttaaaacttaaaacggaaatgtagcaaattaaataaaatatttattttttatcacaaTTAAAAGGTTGGTTCtacatatataataaatatatatagatatatatatatatatatatattaagctGGGTGAAATAGTTAAACCtcttaataatatattcctCACTTGCGCATGAGTTAACTTAATTA of the Amaranthus tricolor cultivar Red isolate AtriRed21 chromosome 6, ASM2621246v1, whole genome shotgun sequence genome contains:
- the LOC130814868 gene encoding telomere repeat-binding factor 4-like, encoding MGNPKQKWTSEEEEALRAGIAKHGPGKWKLIQKDPEFNPYLHSRSNIDLKDKWRNMSAAVQGSREKSRPLKLKSPGQDVHPTTPLVTSQPLAMLPAPVVQHETADHVKDDSAKDLPDAKNGPRYNDMIFEALTAVKEQNGLDIGAFVAYIEKKMEVPHNFRKQLGARLRRLVQQDKLEKVDGLYRLKSKNSMETNASNRKDIWARQQLASVYSKVGQSLEEAAKTAAYKVVEAEEKANLAAEAVIEAEKLSKLAEETDSILQFAEEILDRCTRGGVIYVA
- the LOC130815691 gene encoding spindle pole body component 110-like; its protein translation is MGADLSRAIEERLTDLKNQISSVKIETSSTNASLNASKKEAEKLKNQISSFESIQKEMEMKLKKVSDQLSFTESELETNKIELKVCKQELEILKNQLSIYSNQTEKMVVDLGKVLDQVNSTVLELEFVKSQLEVHNKKVVELEEEICRCKEENEEMKINKNNMEIKISELGFELDSTKNELKSSDEKVKELELQVFSCKKENENMVMEIERIRDQILYMKVEFDSVKNEVDTSNKMVVELEEQVVTSKNEGQIVEEKLDKVHDQLSVTNEELNCTKKMLEASQKDVEELQRKFNACKTKLEHMEVKIKEVVDSVGLKTDDRYDILNWVLPDSNEIHSTLNDNQMFIAISYDD